The DNA window ATCAGTATAGTTAACTGGTAGATGTGATGAATTTGTGTAAAACGGAGTCACTACAGCCTTGCCTTTACCATTAGCAAAAATTGCATCTTCAAATAATTTCTGATCTAATAGTGCTAATCTGTAACAAGTACCTTCAGCAGGTGTAGCTTCGAGGTTATAGTTATTTCCAGTTTCTTTACGATAATCACTTAGACGATCACGCATATATTGCAATACGCGTTCAGAAAAAACTTTGCCGTTCTCTGACGCAATATTTTCGCCTAAGAAATTCTCTACAGCTTCATTCATTCCTAATAAGCCAATTGTTGAAAAATGGTTTATCCAATATTTATCGTGTGCAGCTTTGACATCTCGCAAATAAAATTTAGTATATGGATAAAGATTGCTATCTGTTAAACGTTCTAAATATTTACGTTTAATTTCTAGCGAATCTTTCGAAATATCCATAAGCTCGCCAACGCGATCAAAAAATTCTTCTTCAGTGGTACAAGTCAAACCTATTCGTGGCATATTTAAGGTAACAACACCTATTGAACCAGTAAGAGGGTTTGCTCCGAACAATCCTCCCCCACGATATTCTAATTCGCGGTTATCTATACGCAAACGACAACACATCGAACGAGAATCTTCTGGTTTCATGTCAGAATTAATAAAGTTAGAGAAGTAAGGAATACCATATTTTGCTGAAGCTTCCCAAAGATTCTCTACTACAGGGTTATCCCAATCAAATTCACTAGTGATGTTATATGTAGGAATCGGGAATGTGAATACACGACCGTGAGCATCACCTTCGGTCATCACCTCTAAGAATGCGCGGTTTAGCAAATCCATCTCAGCTTGATAATCACCATAGGTTCCTTCCTCGCTAGGTACACCACCAATGATTACAGGCATCTCACCATAGTGTGATGGTGCTACCAAATCTAAAGTTATGTTTGTAAATGGTGTTTGAAAACCTACACGGGTAGGAACGTTAATGTTAAACACGAACTCTTGTAATGCTTGTTTTACTTCTTCATAATCGAGATTGTCGTGTCGGATAAATGGGGCAAGCAAAGTATCAAAACTAGAAAATGCTTGAGCTCCAGCAGCTTCACCTTGCAATGTGTAAAAGAAATTTACTATCTGACCTAGTGCAGAACGAAAATGTTTTGCGGGTTTGGAAGCAGTTTTTCCAGGAACACCTGTAAAACCTTGGGAGAGTAAATCGAAAAGATCCCAA is part of the Acidimicrobiia bacterium genome and encodes:
- a CDS encoding ribonucleoside triphosphate reductase; translation: MELLVTKRNGEPVDYDENKIVIAIAKAGKATKEFDKTDAVKLANQVSMEIDIRNITVISVETIQDIVEDTLLASRYKKSAKAYVLYRAQHSSMRKIAESAHIDLVDKYLDKLDWQVKENSNMSYSLQGLNNYVASEVTKTYWLEKVYPSEIGNAHLHGDLHIHDLNLLSVYCVGWDLFDLLSQGFTGVPGKTASKPAKHFRSALGQIVNFFYTLQGEAAGAQAFSSFDTLLAPFIRHDNLDYEEVKQALQEFVFNINVPTRVGFQTPFTNITLDLVAPSHYGEMPVIIGGVPSEEGTYGDYQAEMDLLNRAFLEVMTEGDAHGRVFTFPIPTYNITSEFDWDNPVVENLWEASAKYGIPYFSNFINSDMKPEDSRSMCCRLRIDNRELEYRGGGLFGANPLTGSIGVVTLNMPRIGLTCTTEEEFFDRVGELMDISKDSLEIKRKYLERLTDSNLYPYTKFYLRDVKAAHDKYWINHFSTIGLLGMNEAVENFLGENIASENGKVFSERVLQYMRDRLSDYRKETGNNYNLEATPAEGTCYRLALLDQKLFEDAIFANGKGKAVVTPFYTNSSHLPVNYTDDLFELLDLQDELQTKYTGGTVIHFFMGERASDAQALKSMVKTICENYRLPYFTMTPSFSICHNHGYLRGEVHICPDCKEPTEVYSRIVGYLRSVSQWNEGKRAEFDMREHYSVDTKLPNALKACEQSSSRAANSVKEVLKS